One Felis catus isolate Fca126 chromosome D1, F.catus_Fca126_mat1.0, whole genome shotgun sequence DNA segment encodes these proteins:
- the NUCB2 gene encoding nucleobindin-2: MRWRTILIQYCFLLVTCLLSALEAVPIDIDKTKVKNTQPVDSAKIEPPDTGLYYDEYLKQVIDVLETDNHFREKLQKADIEEIKSGRLSKELDLVSHHVRTKLDELKRQEVARLRMLIKAKLDSLQDTGIDHHALLKQFDHLNHLNPDKFESTDLDMLIKAATSDLEHYDKTRHEEFKKYEMMKEHERREYLKTLNEEKRKEEESKFEEMKKKHENHPKVNHPGSKDQLKEVWEETDGLDPNDFDPKTFFKLHDVNNDGFLDEQELEALFTKELEKVYDPKNEEDDMVEMEEERLRMREHVMNEVDANKDRLVTLEEFLKATEKKEFLEPDSWETLDQQQFFTEEELKEYENLISLQENELKKKADELQKQKEELQRQHDQLEAQKLEYHQVVQQMEQKKLQEIPPSGPGGESKF, from the exons ATGAGGTGGAGGACTATCTTAATACAATATTGTTTTCTCTTGGTTACCTGTCTACTTTCTGCTCTTGAAGCTGTGCCTATAGACATAGAcaagacaaaagtaaaaaatactcaACCTGTGGACAGCGCAAAGATAGAACCACCA GATACTGGACTTTATTATGACGAATATCTTAAGCAAGTGATTGATGTGCTGGAAACAGATAATCATTTCAGAGAAAAGCTACAGAAAGCAGACATAGAGGAAATAAAg AGTGGGAGGCTAAGCAAAGAATTGGATTTAGTAAGTCACCATGTGAGGACAAAACTTGATGAGCTGAAAAGGCAAGAAGTGGCAAGGTTACGAATGCTAATTAAAGCGAAATTGGATTCCCTTCAAG ataCGGGCATAGACCATCATGCTCTTCTAAAACAATTTGATCACCTAAACCACCTGAATCCTGACAAGTTTGAATCTACAGATTTAGATATGCTAATCAAAGCG gCCACAAGTGATCTGGAACACTATGATAAGACTCGgcatgaagaatttaaaaaatatgaaatgatgaaGGAACATGAAaggagagaatatttaaaaacactgaatgaagaaaagaggaaagaagaagaatctaaatttgaagaaatgaagaaaaagcatgaaaATCATCCCAAAGTTAACCATCCA GGAAGCAAAGATCAACTAAAAGAGGTATGGGAAGAGACTGATGGATTGGATCCTAATGACTTTGACCCCaagacatttttcaaattacATG ATGTCAATAATGATGGCTTTCTAGATGAACAAGAATTAGAAGCCCTATTTACCAAAGAG ttggagAAAGTTTATGACCCCAAAAATGAAGAAGATGATATGGTAGAAATGGAGGAAGAACGGCTTAGAATGAGGGAACATGTAATGAATGAg gtTGATGCTAACAAAGACCGACTAGTGACTCTAGAAGAGTTTTTGAAGgctacagaaaaaaaggaattcttggAGCCAGATAGCTGGGAG acacTGGATCAGCAACAGTTCTTCACAGAGGAAGAactgaaagaatatgaaaatctTATCTCTTTACAAGAAAATGAACTTAAGAAAAAGGCAGATGAGcttcagaaacaaaaggaagaactACAACGTCAGCATGACCAACTTGAGGCTCAGAAGCTGGAATACCATCAG GTCGTACAGCAGatggaacaaaaaaaattacaagaaattcCTCCATCAGGGCCTGGGGGAGAATCAAAGTTCTAG